A stretch of DNA from Deltaproteobacteria bacterium:
TCTTCGAAATTACGGATTGCAGCTTGTTCGAAGACTTCCATTTGTTCCTTGGTAATCTTAAGCATCGTGCTCTCTACCAGGCAATTTTCTACGGGCTTTCAGCCAATAACCCGGCCTCCTGTTCTACCTGATACGTTGTTTGAAGATGCCGCCGACACAGGTGAACCCCATTTTCTTATAGAACCTCTCAGTTCGTTCTGTGTTGACGGTGGTTGAGGTGCTGAGACAAATCTCACAAGCCTCGTGTGCTATAGCCCAATTCCGAAAGGTCTGAATCAAACGCAAAGCAGCCGAACTGCCACGGTGTTTCCGATCGACGAACAGAAACATGTCACAAGCTACTTTTTTGTCGCAGAAAAAATAGTCGGTTATATAACCGCCCAACATGCCGACGAGGATATTGTCTTTTTCGGCGACTAATCCGCACTGTGTCTCAGTATCCTCAATATAGCCGACAATATGCCGGGAGACTTTTTCTCTATTAAATGGAAGGAAACCGTAAGCTCCTTCCGCGTGCATCCGGGCTCCCATCTCAGTGAGCATTTCCATATCCTCATATCCCATTCGTCGAATGATCACGTCAGACTCCGTCTCTGATGTGACAACTAGTCAAGATCACATGCTATTGTTTCATCTGACGAGGGACTAGCCGAGCTTAATCATATCTTCAGTCAACTTCGTTTCGACGAGTGAATATCCGATCAATGTATCACCGTCTTCTCCTTTCACGTAATACCGGTCTACAGGACCGAAAAGCGTAGAAAGCTGCTCATTGTCGCAGGTCGGC
This window harbors:
- a CDS encoding GNAT family N-acetyltransferase, with product MIIRRMGYEDMEMLTEMGARMHAEGAYGFLPFNREKVSRHIVGYIEDTETQCGLVAEKDNILVGMLGGYITDYFFCDKKVACDMFLFVDRKHRGSSAALRLIQTFRNWAIAHEACEICLSTSTTVNTERTERFYKKMGFTCVGGIFKQRIR